From the genome of Deltaproteobacteria bacterium:
CGGATGTTGAATCAGGGAAAGAAATGTGGAAGGCACCCCGAAAAAGAGGGTGATCCTTTCTTTCCGGAGGAGCTTAAGGGTTTGGGCCGGCTCGAAGGTGCGTTGAATCACCACTGTGCCGCCCTGGTAAAGCATGGGGAGGGTAAACAGGCCGATGCCGCCGATATGAAACATGGGCAGAATCGCCAGATTGCGGTCTTCGGAGGTGAAATCCATGGCCAGGGTGAGATTAACGGCGTTCCAGAAACTGGCCCCCTGGCTGAGGACGGCGCCTTTGGGCCGGCCCGTTGTGCCCGCGGTGTACATGATAATGTGGGGGGTATCCAGGTCCGGAGCCGGATCCAACCGGAGTTCTTCTTCGCTTCGATCCTGCAGAAGCGATTCATACGACTCCGCCGCAGGCATGTCCGATGGCATATCGGGGTGCATGTCCTGAACATCCAGGAGAATCCAGCGCCTGATGGGCGACGTCTCTTTCACCCCCTGGGCAAGGGTCGCCAGTTCAGGATGAAAGAAAAGCATATGGGCAACGCTGTCGTTAAGGATATATGACAGTTCCGCCGGGGTAAGCCGCCAGTTGAGGGGTACCAGGATCGCGCCCAGTTTTGCGGCGGCCATAATGACCTCCACGAATTCCGAGCAGTTGTAGGCCAGGATGCTGATCCGGTCGCCGCTTTGTACCCCCAGGGCCTGAAGCCCGTGGGCAAGGCGGTTGACCCGTTGGTTCAATTGACAATAGGTAAGATGTTTCTCTCCATCCACCACGGCCTCCTCGGCCGGGGTGAGCAGTTGCCTCTTGGTTAACCAGGATCCGATGCCGGAACCGGCGCCGACTGCCATGTCCACTTTTCCGTCCAGTTTCACCATGGGGCCATTCCAGTCTGAAATATGAATCAACTGTCAATTTTTATAGGCTTCTTCTCTATGTGTCAACAGAAAAATCGACCCCTGCCCGGGATCCCTTGAGCCCGAAGAGGACAAAGCGCGTGAGATCTCCAAACAGCCGGCGGTCCATATCGGCCTCCGGGTCCGGACTCCAGATGATCTTCTTAAGGCCCACGAAATGGATAAGGCCCATCAGGGACCGGGCCGCGAAGGGGGCCGGAATATCACGGATGTCGCCCCGTCGGATCCCCTCTTTCAATCCCTCCACATACCCTTTTGCCAGGGTCTGGTAGTACCACAGGGCCACGCCGCGGCTGATCATTTCGCACTCCGGCACGACGCGATAGATCTGCCGGTGTTGACGGATAAATCGGAAAAAGACCCGCATGCCCACCCGTTCGGCATCCCTTCTGTCCCCTACCCCGGCCACAAACCGTTGGATCTCACGCCGCATTTCATGGTTGATGTATCGGACGAATTCCTCAAGGAGATCGCTCTTGCTGCTGAAGTGGATATAGAAGGTTCCCTGGGCCACGCCCGCCTCACGGGTGATTTCAGAGATACTGGCCCGATTGATCCCATGGCGCCCGATCACCTTTTCTGCGGCATTCAGGATGAACTGTCGCGTCTTTTCCCCTTTGGTCAAAGGAGCGTGATCATCCGTATGCAGGGGGACAGGCGCCGGGAGCGAGAAGATATCCTGTTCTTTCGGAATATTCCATTGTTTGGAACCGCTGATGCCGTTGATGACGAGATCGGTAATCCCATCTACCAGCGCGTCCTGGTCAGGAGATTCCCCGGTGCCCCAGTCCAGGGAGTGGAAATAGCAGACGCCGGTCAGTCCGTAGGCGAGGAGATCGGGGTCCAGGGGGTGAATATTGCCTGATTGGGCCTCCCGGTGAAAAAAATCGCGATAATATTGCGTGATGGCATCGTAGTAGGCGATGGTCACCCC
Proteins encoded in this window:
- the menE gene encoding o-succinylbenzoate--CoA ligase, with the protein product MVKLDGKVDMAVGAGSGIGSWLTKRQLLTPAEEAVVDGEKHLTYCQLNQRVNRLAHGLQALGVQSGDRISILAYNCSEFVEVIMAAAKLGAILVPLNWRLTPAELSYILNDSVAHMLFFHPELATLAQGVKETSPIRRWILLDVQDMHPDMPSDMPAAESYESLLQDRSEEELRLDPAPDLDTPHIIMYTAGTTGRPKGAVLSQGASFWNAVNLTLAMDFTSEDRNLAILPMFHIGGIGLFTLPMLYQGGTVVIQRTFEPAQTLKLLRKERITLFFGVPSTFLSLIQHPEFKAEVFERVRVVMSGGAPLPVSLIYRYQEAGIILQQGFGMSEAAPSIATLSRDLAIQKAGSIGKALKHVEARVVDDQMMNVPQDHVGELVIRGPNLMQGYWNKPEATKEVFSGGWFHTGDLARMDPEGDLTIVERKKDMFISGGENVYPAEVENAVYELPEVAEAAVIGIRDERWGEVGKAVVVLKEGKQLKQEDIIFHLKGRLAKYKIPKGVVFTEVLPRNAAGKVLKTQLRDTLG
- a CDS encoding TetR/AcrR family transcriptional regulator, whose translation is MLETVSKSNSERPLKRKGRATRAAILDAAHEVFKSTGYYGSSISEITRRCGFSMGTFYNYFKNKEQVFLALNDEIVSRFRKRIEASPPTDLKFEERLRRVVRLLLDHTRDNFAFHRILGESELIDGVTIAYYDAITQYYRDFFHREAQSGNIHPLDPDLLAYGLTGVCYFHSLDWGTGESPDQDALVDGITDLVINGISGSKQWNIPKEQDIFSLPAPVPLHTDDHAPLTKGEKTRQFILNAAEKVIGRHGINRASISEITREAGVAQGTFYIHFSSKSDLLEEFVRYINHEMRREIQRFVAGVGDRRDAERVGMRVFFRFIRQHRQIYRVVPECEMISRGVALWYYQTLAKGYVEGLKEGIRRGDIRDIPAPFAARSLMGLIHFVGLKKIIWSPDPEADMDRRLFGDLTRFVLFGLKGSRAGVDFSVDT